The following proteins are encoded in a genomic region of Melopsittacus undulatus isolate bMelUnd1 chromosome 8, bMelUnd1.mat.Z, whole genome shotgun sequence:
- the DBX1 gene encoding homeobox protein DBX1 yields the protein MMFPSLIAPPAVYPSLLRPTPTLTLPQSLQSAFSSHSSFLVEDLIRISRPTSYLPTRTAPPASMSPPTAAARTDAGAPELTSPAAGSRRICSPQTSSSDSTFLKFGVNAILSSAPRAETSPALLQSVPPKTFSFPYFEGSFQPFIRSSYFPAASTVVPIPGTFSWPLAARGKPRRGMLRRAVFSDVQRKALEKMFQKQKYISKPDRKKLAAKLGLKDSQVKIWFQNRRMKWRNSKERELLSSGGCREQTLPTKFNPHPDLSDVGKKCSGEEEEEEEVPPVCPPSPQHPLSYHQSAEHLHLRDRLDSQMSPSPSHSSSPSKPSDFSDSEEEDDEGEVEEEEITVS from the exons ATGATGTTCCCTAGCCTCATCGCTCCACCGGCCGTGTACCCCAGCCTCCTCCGGCCGACCCCGACCCTCACCCTGCCGCAGTCGCTGCAGTCCGCTTTTTCCAGCCATTCCAGCTTCCTGGTAGAAGATTTGATCCGGATCAGCAGACCCACCAGCTACCTGCCCACCAGGACTGCCCCCCCTGCCAGCATGTCCCCCCCCACTGCGGCCGCCAGGACGGACGCGGGCGCTCCGGAGCTCACCAGCCCAGCCGCCGGCTCCAGGAGGATCTGTTCGCCACAGACTTCCAGCAGCGACTCCACTTTCCTCAAGTTTGGAGTCAACGCCATCCTCTCCTCCGCTCCCCGAGCCG aAACTTCTCCTGCGTTGCTTCAGAGCGTCCCTCcaaagacattttccttcccGTACTTTGAAGGATCCTTTCAGCCCTTTATCCGATCTTCCTATTTCCCAG CTGCCTCCACCGTGGTACCCATCCCTGGCACCTTCTCCTGGCCGCTGGCCGCCCGTGGCAAACCCCGCCGGGGCATGCTACGTCGAGCTGTCTTCTCGGACGTGCAGCGCAAGGCATTGGAGAAGATGTTCCAGAAGCAGAAGTACATCAGCAAACCCGACAGGAAGAAGCTGGCAGCCAAGCTGGGCCTCAAGGACTCACAG GTGAAGATCTGGTTCCAGAACAGGAGGATGAAGTGGAGGAACTCCAAAGAAAGAGAGCTCCTCTCTTCTGGTGGCTGCAGGGAACAGACCCTACCTACCAAGTTCAACCCTCATCCAGACCTCAGTGACGTAGGCAAGAAATGTtcaggagaggaagaagaggaggaagaagtgcCCCCTGTGTGCCCACCCAGCCCACAGCATCCCTTAAGCTACCACCAGTCCGCAGAACATCTACATTTGAGGGACAGACTGGACTCCCAGATGTCTCCTTCTCCATCCCATTCTAGCAGCCCCAGCAAACCTTCAGACTTCTCAGACTCAGAGGAAGAGGATGATGA